CTCGGGCTCAACCCCGTCGAGCGCGGCCACGCTTTTGACGGGCATCGCCAGTCCGCAGACGGCTACTGCCTGCCGGATAAACCGGCTGTCCCCGATCACCAGGAGCCCGGCCGGAAGTTTGCCCGCCAGTTCCTGCAGCGCTTTCACGGTTACCTCGGCGCCGACCCCGGCCGGGTCGCCCATGGTCACGGCAATCCATTGTTGTTTCATCTGTTGTTTCATCTTCACTCACCCGTCCGTCGATTTTTTCGCCAGAAGCTTCCGGTAGAGGGCCAGCGCGTCGACTGCGGTTAACGGCCTGGGATTGTTGGCCAGCAGCCGTTCCTGCTTCATGGCCTCGGCAGCCAGCTCCGGCAGGCATTCCGCTTCGATGCCCACTTCGTCCAGGGTCTGCGGCACCGGCAAGGTATGGACATATTCGAAGGTCAAGTCCACGATGTCAGCGGCGCTCTCCAGCGGTTTCACGCTCTGGAGGTATGGCGCCAACGCCATCAGCCGCTCGGCGCAGGCCGGCAGATTGTACTCCAGGATCCAGGGCAGCAGCATGCCGTTGGCCACGCCGTGGGGCACGCCCCGCTTGCCCAGCGGGTAGGATAAGGCATGGACCGCCGTGGTGCCGGCGATGGTCAACGCCAAACCGCCCAGGAAGCTGCCCAACAGCATGGCGCCGCGAACTTCCAGGTCGGCGCCGTCCGCCACCGCCGCTTCGATATTCTCGCTCAGCAGTTTGATGCCATGATAGGAGTAAGCCAGACTGAATGGATTGGCATGGACCGAGAGCGCGGACTCGACGCAGTGGCAGAGCGCGTCCATTCCGGTGCTGGCGGTGATGGCCGCCGGCAATGACAACGTCAGCTCGGCATCGAGCACCACCCAATCGGGGATCAGTTCCTTGCTGATTACCGCTTTTTTGACGCCGTCGGCGCTGTCCTTGACGATACTGTTGGGCGTCGCCTCCGATCCCGTCCCGGCGGTGGTGGGGATCAGCCCCATCCGGGTGCGGCGCGGGCCGAGCAGGTCTTTGCCGAAGACCTCGGCCACGGTTTCACGGGAGCCATGTAAAGCCGCCACCACTTTGGCCGTGTCCAGCGCGCTGCCGCCGCCGAGTCCGATCACCAGATCGTAACGGCTGCGGCGGCTGAATTCCAGCGCCGCATCCACCATCGCCGAGGTCGGCTCGCCGCTCAGTTCCCCGTAGATATCGGCTTTGGGAAACAGCCGGGTGATTTTGGCGATATTTTCGGTATGTAACAAGCCCCGGTCGGTGATGATCAAGACCTTCCCGGCTTCCCGATCCCACTCCAGCCGCGCCAGGGCGCCGGCACCGACCATCACTTGGGCCGGAAAGGCATTATTGATAAGA
This is a stretch of genomic DNA from Hydrogenispora ethanolica. It encodes these proteins:
- a CDS encoding iron-containing alcohol dehydrogenase, translating into MDFYLINNAFPAQVMVGAGALARLEWDREAGKVLIITDRGLLHTENIAKITRLFPKADIYGELSGEPTSAMVDAALEFSRRSRYDLVIGLGGGSALDTAKVVAALHGSRETVAEVFGKDLLGPRRTRMGLIPTTAGTGSEATPNSIVKDSADGVKKAVISKELIPDWVVLDAELTLSLPAAITASTGMDALCHCVESALSVHANPFSLAYSYHGIKLLSENIEAAVADGADLEVRGAMLLGSFLGGLALTIAGTTAVHALSYPLGKRGVPHGVANGMLLPWILEYNLPACAERLMALAPYLQSVKPLESAADIVDLTFEYVHTLPVPQTLDEVGIEAECLPELAAEAMKQERLLANNPRPLTAVDALALYRKLLAKKSTDG